One genomic segment of Microbacterium maritypicum includes these proteins:
- a CDS encoding AraC family transcriptional regulator — MSNTRQSARLVDLSLVDFDALATLPMEGAYRFAHAETSPRHAHPLGHLVHAASGVLSLLTDDGAWIAPSTRMAWVPAGAEHRHRAHGRTDMRIVHLTAELAARLPTTPAVLVATPLAREAVLAMTSDRPRSAGALEHLRRVIVDEAITAPEQPLHLPEPRDPRLRRAARIVEDDLATPVNLGELGMRTGTTERTLSRLFPRETGMGYRQWRLQLRVHRALVLLADGTSVTETAAACGWATTSQFIQQFTPLVGMTPGRYRLSQHSA; from the coding sequence ATGTCGAATACACGCCAATCCGCTCGGCTCGTCGATCTGAGCCTGGTCGACTTCGACGCCCTCGCCACTCTGCCGATGGAGGGCGCCTACCGCTTCGCGCACGCCGAGACCTCACCGCGCCATGCCCATCCGCTCGGACACCTGGTGCATGCGGCTTCGGGAGTGCTCTCACTGCTCACCGACGACGGGGCCTGGATCGCGCCATCGACGCGCATGGCGTGGGTGCCCGCCGGCGCGGAGCACCGTCATCGCGCGCACGGACGCACCGACATGCGCATCGTCCACCTGACCGCGGAGCTCGCCGCGCGGCTGCCGACCACCCCCGCCGTCCTCGTCGCGACGCCGCTCGCACGAGAGGCAGTCCTGGCGATGACATCCGACCGCCCCCGCAGCGCGGGCGCGCTGGAGCACCTGCGCCGGGTCATCGTCGACGAGGCGATCACCGCCCCCGAGCAGCCGCTGCATCTGCCGGAACCGCGCGACCCGCGTCTGCGTCGGGCGGCCCGCATCGTCGAGGACGACCTCGCCACGCCCGTGAACCTCGGCGAGCTCGGCATGCGCACCGGAACCACCGAGCGGACCCTGAGCCGCCTGTTCCCTCGGGAGACCGGCATGGGATACCGGCAGTGGCGTCTCCAGCTGCGCGTGCATCGTGCGCTCGTCCTGCTCGCCGACGGCACCTCGGTGACCGAGACGGCCGCGGCCTGCGGGTGGGCGACGACCAGCCAGTTCATCCAGCAGTTCACACCGCTCGTGGGGATGACCCCCGGCCGCTACCGTCTGTCTCAGCACTCGGCGTGA
- a CDS encoding CynX/NimT family MFS transporter gives MTTMHEPLDTAPTPLTTPSARHGGVLFGVYVGVGLLLIALNLRMGVASVGPVLPAIERDLGIPSAAAGLLTTIPVFAFGAFAFLTPTLTRRIGLHRLLALTMVVVAVGIGTRLLDSPVALFGGTVLVGAGIAVANVCMPAVIKQDFAHRLGLMMGLYSTALFVGAAAAAAFTVPLMTALDGSWRGALAFWAVPAVLALLVWLPRAVRGSASVAGTPGDAIAEPRDEPQMSVLLRDPVAWAVTVFMGLQSLSYYAALTWIPTMLQDAGVPLADAGLLLSYSSFPGVAAALLAPMMLRRIRPTWLPVLLSTLLCAAGLIGLLVVPGGAAPWVWMTLLGLGQGAAITLSLTYIVLRAPDAAHTAHLSTMAQGIGYLLAGFGPIGLGILHAAVGGWALPVAALVLLLGVQSVAGAAASRERHVRAGGR, from the coding sequence ATGACCACGATGCACGAGCCGCTCGACACCGCCCCGACCCCGCTGACCACGCCGTCGGCTCGTCACGGCGGCGTCCTGTTCGGGGTCTACGTGGGCGTCGGGCTGCTGTTGATCGCGCTGAATCTCCGGATGGGCGTCGCCTCGGTCGGCCCGGTGCTCCCGGCGATCGAGCGCGACCTCGGCATCCCCTCCGCGGCGGCAGGTCTGCTGACGACGATCCCCGTGTTCGCCTTCGGTGCCTTCGCCTTCCTCACCCCCACGCTGACCCGCCGGATCGGGCTGCATCGGCTGCTCGCGCTGACGATGGTCGTCGTGGCGGTCGGCATCGGCACCCGCCTCCTCGACTCTCCGGTGGCGCTCTTCGGCGGCACGGTGCTGGTCGGCGCGGGTATCGCGGTCGCGAACGTCTGCATGCCCGCGGTGATCAAGCAGGACTTCGCGCACCGTCTCGGTCTGATGATGGGGCTGTACTCCACGGCGCTGTTCGTGGGCGCTGCCGCGGCCGCCGCCTTCACGGTGCCGCTCATGACCGCGCTCGACGGGTCATGGCGTGGCGCGCTGGCGTTCTGGGCCGTTCCCGCGGTCCTCGCGCTGCTGGTCTGGCTGCCCCGGGCGGTGCGCGGGTCCGCGAGCGTGGCCGGAACGCCCGGCGACGCGATCGCGGAGCCGCGGGACGAGCCGCAGATGTCGGTGCTGCTGCGCGACCCGGTCGCGTGGGCGGTCACGGTGTTCATGGGGTTGCAGAGTCTGAGCTACTACGCCGCGCTGACATGGATCCCGACGATGCTGCAGGACGCCGGAGTACCGCTGGCCGATGCCGGTCTGTTGCTGTCGTACTCGAGTTTCCCCGGGGTCGCGGCAGCGCTCCTCGCGCCGATGATGCTGCGACGTATCCGGCCGACGTGGCTGCCCGTCCTGCTCTCGACGCTGCTGTGCGCAGCGGGGCTGATCGGCCTCCTCGTCGTGCCGGGAGGAGCCGCGCCCTGGGTGTGGATGACGCTGCTCGGGCTCGGTCAGGGCGCCGCCATCACGCTGTCGCTGACCTACATCGTGCTGCGGGCTCCCGACGCGGCGCACACGGCGCACCTGTCGACCATGGCCCAGGGGATCGGCTACCTGCTCGCCGGTTTCGGCCCGATCGGACTCGGCATCCTGCATGCCGCCGTCGGCGGATGGGCGCTGCCGGTCGCGGCGCTGGTCCTCCTGCTCGGTGTGCAGAGCGTCGCCGGGGCAGCGGCGAGCAGAGAGCGCCACGTGCGCGCCGGCGGCCGGTGA
- a CDS encoding acyl-CoA dehydrogenase family protein, translating into MSTAASPFPGERVSSYDITGRQDSDYYAVFSDIPAADSAAWDRAKAYIDEVAPQMADAWDRAEYPLEAARRMGEMDLVVDGVQHPALTSLSPLAAGLVNMEISRGDGSLGTILAVQGGLALRTLALFGSPAQQERWLTRVADGSVLGSFALTEPDHGSDSVSLETVARRDGDEWVIRGTKKWIGNGASGGITFVWARVDDEGAEEHGAVRCFLVEQDTPGYTGNVIRGKASLRAIHQAHIVLDDVRVPLDAVLPGTKSFKDASIVLYATRSGVAWSALGHATACYEAALAYATQRVQFGKPLAKFQMVQERLTHMLEDLTAMQLYCRRMADLETAGELRPTQASLAKFHNTRAARRIASTARDMLGGNGILLENGVMQHMADIEAIHTYEGTESVQALLLGRDITGMSAFV; encoded by the coding sequence ATGAGCACTGCAGCCTCCCCCTTCCCCGGCGAGCGCGTCTCGTCGTACGACATCACCGGACGTCAGGACAGCGACTACTACGCGGTCTTCTCCGACATCCCCGCTGCCGACAGTGCGGCGTGGGACCGTGCCAAGGCCTACATCGACGAGGTCGCCCCGCAGATGGCGGATGCCTGGGACCGTGCGGAGTATCCGCTCGAGGCTGCCCGGCGAATGGGCGAGATGGATCTCGTCGTCGACGGCGTCCAGCACCCCGCGCTCACGAGCCTGTCCCCGCTGGCCGCGGGCCTGGTGAACATGGAGATCTCCCGCGGCGACGGATCGCTGGGCACGATCCTCGCGGTGCAGGGCGGACTCGCGCTGCGCACGCTGGCGCTGTTCGGTTCCCCCGCCCAGCAGGAGAGATGGCTCACTCGTGTCGCCGACGGCTCGGTGCTCGGGTCGTTCGCGCTCACCGAGCCCGACCACGGCTCGGACTCGGTCTCGCTGGAGACCGTGGCCCGCCGCGACGGCGACGAATGGGTCATCCGCGGGACGAAGAAGTGGATCGGGAACGGCGCCTCCGGCGGCATCACGTTCGTCTGGGCGCGCGTCGACGACGAGGGCGCCGAGGAGCACGGCGCCGTGCGGTGCTTCCTCGTGGAACAGGACACCCCCGGCTACACCGGCAACGTGATCCGCGGCAAGGCCTCGCTGCGCGCGATCCATCAGGCGCACATCGTGCTCGACGACGTGCGGGTCCCGCTCGACGCCGTGCTGCCGGGGACGAAGAGCTTCAAGGATGCCTCCATCGTGCTGTACGCGACCCGCTCGGGCGTCGCGTGGTCGGCGCTCGGACACGCGACCGCCTGCTACGAGGCGGCGCTGGCGTATGCGACCCAGCGGGTGCAGTTCGGAAAGCCACTCGCCAAGTTCCAGATGGTCCAGGAGCGCCTCACCCACATGCTCGAGGACCTCACCGCCATGCAGCTGTACTGCCGGCGCATGGCCGACCTCGAGACGGCCGGCGAGCTGCGCCCGACCCAGGCGTCGCTGGCGAAGTTCCACAACACGCGAGCCGCCCGCCGGATCGCCTCGACCGCCCGCGACATGCTCGGTGGCAACGGCATCCTCCTCGAGAACGGCGTGATGCAGCACATGGCCGACATCGAGGCCATCCACACCTATGAGGGGACCGAGAGCGTGCAGGCGCTGCTGCTCGGGCGCGACATCACAGGGATGAGCGCGTTCGTCTGA
- a CDS encoding TetR/AcrR family transcriptional regulator — translation MHESAELRTGVVAAALELFSAQGFDQTSVEQIAKAAGVSRSTFFRQFGGKEDVVFADHEVLLEQLREFLDEGHDDPWGAVCAASESVFAHFAHDPELARRRYQIVRQVPVLREREIITVFRYERLFDDYLRGALPGVDPLDAVGFAALVTAVHNHVLRQLLRGRKKVPLATLQTALADVRRRYGVAGDDAVAAPDDMVVAVFPRSMPIAEVGRRLQSQLD, via the coding sequence ATGCACGAATCCGCAGAACTGCGCACCGGCGTCGTCGCCGCGGCGCTCGAACTCTTCAGCGCTCAGGGGTTCGACCAGACGTCGGTGGAGCAGATCGCCAAGGCCGCCGGTGTCTCCCGCTCGACGTTCTTCCGCCAGTTCGGCGGCAAGGAGGACGTGGTCTTCGCCGATCACGAGGTGCTCCTGGAACAGCTCAGGGAGTTCCTCGACGAGGGACACGACGATCCGTGGGGTGCGGTGTGCGCAGCCTCCGAGTCGGTCTTCGCCCACTTCGCGCACGATCCGGAACTCGCCAGGCGCCGCTACCAGATCGTGCGTCAGGTGCCCGTGCTGCGCGAACGCGAGATCATCACGGTCTTCCGCTATGAGCGCCTGTTCGACGACTATCTGCGCGGCGCGCTCCCCGGTGTCGACCCGCTGGATGCGGTCGGCTTCGCCGCCCTCGTGACGGCGGTGCACAACCACGTGCTGCGCCAGCTGCTGCGCGGCCGCAAGAAGGTGCCGCTGGCGACACTGCAGACGGCACTGGCCGATGTGCGTCGTCGCTACGGCGTCGCCGGCGACGATGCCGTAGCCGCCCCGGACGACATGGTCGTGGCGGTGTTCCCCCGCTCCATGCCGATCGCCGAAGTCGGTCGCCGGCTGCAGTCCCAGCTCGACTAG
- a CDS encoding DUF2510 domain-containing protein, with protein sequence MRDDGIPAGWFDTRRRGTRRWWDGTRWTPHITVHGRRTTLAEDSAAVRRQLLVSELVLAAVLVGAILIALWGSLPVLVVRPVIVATGAALVVLPFLITRQLRRAALPARRAGVPARR encoded by the coding sequence GTGAGAGATGACGGGATCCCGGCCGGCTGGTTCGACACGCGGCGGCGCGGCACGCGGCGCTGGTGGGACGGCACACGATGGACCCCCCACATCACCGTGCACGGGCGGCGGACGACTCTGGCCGAGGACAGTGCGGCGGTGCGCAGACAGCTGCTCGTGAGCGAGCTCGTGCTCGCGGCGGTGCTGGTCGGGGCGATACTCATCGCCCTGTGGGGCTCCCTGCCGGTGCTCGTGGTGCGCCCCGTGATCGTCGCCACCGGCGCCGCTCTGGTGGTGCTGCCGTTCCTGATCACCCGGCAGCTGCGTCGGGCCGCGCTTCCGGCGCGACGAGCAGGGGTGCCCGCCCGGCGCTGA
- the sucC gene encoding ADP-forming succinate--CoA ligase subunit beta, producing MDLYEYQARDVFEKYGVPVLAGIVADTPEEVRAAAEKIGGVVVVKAQVKTGGRGKAGGVKVAKTPDEAYEAAKAILGLDIKGHVVKRVMVAQGARIAEEFYFSVLLDRANRSYLSLCSVEGGMEIEELAVERPEALARVEVNPLTGIDKAKATEIARAANFPEDLVEKVSDVFVKLFDVYKGEDATLVEVNPLVRTEEGDIIALDGKVTLDDNASEIRHPEHEALEDKDAADPLEAKAKESGLNYVKLDGEVGIIGNGAGLVMSTLDVVAYAGENHNGVKPANFLDIGGGASAEVMAAGLDVILGDPQVKSVFVNVFGGITACDAVANGIKGALETLGATASKPLVVRLDGNRVDEGRAILAEYAHPLVTLAATMDEGADKAAELANA from the coding sequence GTGGATCTGTACGAGTACCAGGCACGAGACGTTTTCGAAAAGTACGGAGTGCCGGTCCTCGCCGGCATCGTCGCGGACACCCCTGAAGAGGTGAGGGCGGCTGCCGAGAAGATCGGCGGAGTGGTCGTCGTCAAGGCTCAGGTCAAGACCGGCGGCCGTGGAAAGGCGGGCGGCGTCAAGGTCGCCAAGACGCCCGACGAGGCGTATGAGGCAGCGAAGGCCATCCTCGGCCTCGACATCAAGGGTCATGTCGTCAAGCGCGTCATGGTCGCGCAGGGTGCGCGCATCGCCGAGGAGTTCTACTTCTCCGTGCTGCTCGACCGCGCCAACCGCTCCTACCTGAGCCTCTGCTCGGTCGAGGGCGGCATGGAGATCGAAGAGCTCGCCGTCGAGCGCCCTGAGGCGCTCGCGCGCGTCGAGGTCAACCCGCTCACCGGCATCGACAAGGCGAAGGCCACAGAAATCGCCCGCGCGGCGAACTTCCCGGAAGACCTCGTCGAGAAGGTCTCCGACGTCTTCGTGAAGCTCTTCGACGTCTACAAGGGCGAGGACGCGACGCTCGTCGAGGTCAACCCGCTGGTTCGCACCGAAGAGGGCGACATCATCGCGCTCGACGGCAAGGTCACGCTCGACGACAACGCCTCCGAGATCCGCCACCCCGAGCACGAGGCGCTCGAGGACAAGGACGCCGCAGACCCGCTCGAGGCCAAGGCCAAGGAGTCGGGCCTCAACTACGTGAAGCTCGACGGCGAGGTCGGCATCATCGGCAACGGCGCAGGACTGGTCATGTCCACGCTCGACGTGGTCGCCTACGCGGGCGAGAACCACAACGGTGTGAAGCCGGCCAACTTCCTCGACATCGGCGGCGGCGCTTCGGCTGAGGTCATGGCCGCCGGCCTCGACGTCATCCTCGGCGACCCGCAGGTCAAGAGCGTGTTCGTCAACGTCTTCGGCGGCATCACGGCGTGCGACGCCGTCGCCAACGGCATCAAGGGTGCCCTCGAGACGCTGGGCGCCACGGCCTCCAAGCCGCTCGTCGTGCGCCTCGACGGCAACCGCGTCGACGAGGGTCGTGCGATCCTCGCCGAGTACGCGCACCCGCTCGTGACCCTGGCCGCCACCATGGACGAGGGCGCCGACAAGGCCGCCGAGCTCGCCAACGCCTGA
- the sucD gene encoding succinate--CoA ligase subunit alpha has translation MSIYLNKDSKVIVQGITGGEGTKHTALMLKAGTQVVGGVNARKAGTTVSHTDKDGNAVELPVFGSVAEAMKETGADVSIAFVPGAFTKDAMIEAIDAEIPLLVVITEGVPVGDSAEAWAYAQSKGNKTRIIGPNCPGIITPGEALVGITPANITGKGPIGLVSKSGTLTYQMMFELRDLGFSTAIGIGGDPVIGTTHIDALAAFEADPETKAIVMIGEIGGDAEERAADYIKANVTKPVVGYVAGFTAPEGKTMGHAGAIVSGSAGTAQAKKEALEAAGVKVGKTPSETADLMRAIIEAL, from the coding sequence ATGTCGATTTACCTCAACAAGGACTCCAAGGTCATCGTCCAGGGCATCACCGGCGGCGAGGGCACCAAGCACACCGCACTGATGCTCAAGGCCGGCACCCAGGTCGTCGGTGGCGTGAACGCCCGCAAGGCCGGCACCACGGTCTCGCACACCGACAAGGACGGCAACGCCGTCGAGCTGCCCGTCTTCGGCTCGGTCGCCGAGGCCATGAAGGAGACCGGCGCCGACGTGTCGATCGCCTTCGTGCCCGGCGCCTTCACGAAGGACGCGATGATCGAGGCCATCGATGCCGAGATCCCGCTGCTCGTCGTGATCACCGAGGGCGTTCCCGTCGGCGACTCGGCCGAGGCCTGGGCCTACGCCCAGAGCAAGGGCAACAAGACCCGCATCATCGGCCCGAACTGCCCCGGCATCATCACGCCGGGCGAGGCGCTCGTGGGCATCACGCCGGCGAACATCACGGGCAAGGGACCGATCGGCCTCGTGTCGAAGTCGGGCACCCTGACCTACCAGATGATGTTCGAGCTGCGCGACCTGGGCTTCTCCACCGCCATCGGCATCGGCGGCGACCCGGTCATCGGCACCACGCACATCGACGCGCTCGCCGCGTTCGAGGCCGACCCGGAGACCAAGGCGATCGTGATGATCGGCGAGATCGGCGGCGACGCCGAGGAGCGTGCGGCCGACTACATCAAGGCGAACGTCACCAAGCCGGTCGTCGGCTACGTCGCGGGCTTCACCGCTCCCGAGGGCAAGACCATGGGTCACGCCGGTGCGATCGTGTCCGGTTCCGCCGGTACCGCTCAGGCGAAGAAGGAGGCCCTCGAGGCCGCCGGCGTCAAGGTCGGCAAGACGCCGTCCGAGACGGCAGACCTGATGCGCGCGATCATCG